Proteins from one Nitrobacteraceae bacterium AZCC 2146 genomic window:
- a CDS encoding polyhydroxyalkanoate synthesis repressor PhaR (product_source=TIGR01848; cog=COG5394; pfam=PF05233,PF07879; superfamily=54452; tigrfam=TIGR01848), which produces MPAGSLSSVRMCEPMAKTDQPTTIKKYANRRLYNTGTSTYVTLEDLASMVKDGEDFLVYDAKTGDDITRSVLAQIIFEQENKAGQNLLPTTFLRQLIRFYGDSMQMVVPKYLEQSIDSLTREQEKFRKQMTNTFSMTPFAPLEEHVRRNMELFQQTFSMFKPFVPPRNGAAPEPEKAPEPASDVDNIDDLRRQMKEMQERLERMSHEPKPEPKAE; this is translated from the coding sequence ATGCCGGCGGGCTCCCTGTCCTCGGTACGTATGTGTGAGCCCATGGCAAAAACAGATCAGCCTACGACGATCAAGAAATACGCGAACCGCCGGCTTTATAATACCGGAACCAGCACTTATGTGACGCTCGAGGATCTCGCCTCGATGGTAAAAGATGGCGAGGATTTCCTCGTTTATGACGCCAAGACCGGCGACGACATCACCCGTTCGGTGCTGGCGCAGATCATTTTCGAACAGGAAAACAAGGCCGGCCAGAACTTGCTGCCGACCACTTTCCTGCGTCAGTTGATCCGCTTCTACGGCGACAGCATGCAGATGGTGGTGCCGAAATATCTCGAGCAGTCGATCGACTCACTGACGCGCGAGCAGGAAAAATTCCGCAAGCAGATGACCAACACTTTCAGCATGACGCCGTTCGCGCCGCTGGAAGAGCACGTCCGCCGCAACATGGAGTTGTTTCAGCAGACCTTCTCGATGTTCAAGCCGTTCGTGCCGCCGCGCAATGGCGCCGCTCCAGAACCCGAAAAGGCCCCGGAGCCCGCCTCGGACGTCGACAACATCGATGACCTGCGCCGTCAGATGAAAGAGATGCAGGAGCGCCTCGAGCGGATGTCGCACGAGCCAAAGCCAGAGCCGAAAGCGGAGTGA
- a CDS encoding acetyl-CoA C-acetyltransferase (product_source=KO:K00626; cath_funfam=3.40.47.10; cog=COG0183; ko=KO:K00626; pfam=PF00108,PF02803; superfamily=53901; tigrfam=TIGR01930), producing the protein MSDDVVIVSAARTPVGSFNGAFATMPAHDLGAIAIKAALERAGIEPARVSEVIMGQILTAAQGQNPARQASIAAGIPVESPAWGVNQLCGSGLRTVALGYQALLNGDSDIVVAGGQESMSMAPHAQYLRGGVKMGPVEFIDTMIKDGLWDAFNGYHMGNTAENVAQKYQITRQQQDEFAVGSQQKAEAAQKAGRFKSEIVPVTIKSRKGDIIVDTDEYPRHGATIEAMAKLKPAFLKDGTVTAGSASGINDGAAAVVLMTAKQAAKEGRTPLARIVSWGQAGVDPSIMGTGPIPASRSALKKAGWKIEDLDLIEANEAFAAQACAVNKDLGWDTSKVNVNGGAIAIGHPVGASGARVLVTLLHEMEKRDAKKGLATLCIGGGMGIAMCIARD; encoded by the coding sequence ATGTCAGACGATGTCGTCATCGTCAGCGCCGCCCGCACCCCGGTCGGCAGCTTCAACGGCGCTTTCGCCACCATGCCGGCGCACGATCTCGGCGCCATCGCCATCAAGGCGGCGCTGGAGCGTGCCGGCATCGAGCCCGCCCGGGTCTCCGAAGTCATCATGGGCCAGATTCTCACCGCCGCGCAGGGCCAGAACCCGGCGCGCCAGGCTTCCATCGCCGCCGGTATCCCGGTGGAAAGCCCGGCCTGGGGTGTCAATCAGCTCTGCGGCTCCGGTCTGCGCACGGTCGCGCTCGGCTACCAGGCGCTGCTCAACGGCGATTCCGACATCGTCGTCGCCGGCGGTCAGGAATCCATGAGCATGGCCCCGCATGCGCAATATCTGCGCGGCGGCGTGAAGATGGGTCCGGTGGAATTCATCGACACCATGATCAAGGACGGCCTCTGGGATGCCTTCAACGGCTATCACATGGGCAACACTGCCGAGAACGTGGCCCAGAAGTATCAGATCACGCGCCAGCAGCAGGACGAGTTCGCCGTCGGCTCGCAGCAGAAGGCCGAGGCCGCGCAGAAGGCCGGTCGCTTCAAGAGCGAGATCGTTCCGGTCACCATCAAGTCGCGCAAGGGCGACATCATCGTCGACACCGACGAATATCCGCGCCATGGCGCGACGATCGAGGCGATGGCCAAGCTGAAGCCCGCCTTCCTGAAGGATGGCACCGTCACCGCGGGCTCCGCCTCGGGCATCAATGACGGCGCCGCCGCCGTGGTGCTGATGACCGCCAAACAGGCCGCCAAGGAAGGCCGCACCCCGCTGGCGCGCATCGTGTCGTGGGGTCAGGCGGGCGTCGATCCCTCGATCATGGGAACCGGCCCGATCCCGGCGTCGCGTTCGGCGTTGAAGAAGGCGGGCTGGAAGATCGAGGATCTCGATCTGATCGAAGCCAACGAAGCCTTTGCGGCGCAGGCTTGCGCGGTCAACAAGGACCTCGGCTGGGATACCTCGAAGGTCAACGTCAACGGCGGCGCGATCGCGATCGGCCATCCGGTCGGCGCCTCCGGTGCGCGCGTGCTGGTGACGCTGCTGCACGAGATGGAAAAGCGCGACGCGAAGAAGGGCCTTGCGACTCTGTGCATCGGCGGCGGCATGGGCATCGCGATGTGCATTGCACGCGACTAA